ATGGCTGATTAAGGCTTTTGAAATTAATCAAAATTTAAGAACCATGCGCAGAAGATATTTTTTAGAAATTTCAGGAAAAGCAACGGCCGCCTCTCTATTTTTCCCGCTGCTCGGCAGGGCGATAACGCCAAAGCCTTTCCCTCCGGAAGAGCTGGCGGATATTTATGTGGTTCAAAAAGGGCCGGCTGCAGAATTGACGGAGCGATTGATTGAACTTTTAGGCGGAATCGATCGCTTGGTCGGATCGGAGGATGTGGTTCTTTTAAAAGTAAACAGCCAGTGGTGGGCGCAGGGCATGACCAATACAGACGTGTTGCTGGCCTTCATCCGCAAAATTGTGGAGCGGCCGAACTTTAAAGGCGAGGTGATTATTGCGGATAACCATCAAAGCAAAACGCCGAATTCACGCGGCTGGAACACCGCACGGCCTAACGGAAAGTTGAATTACAACGATCTGGTGTTGTGGTTTCATCAAAAGGGATTTAGCAATGTAAACAAGGTACACTGGCATCCGGCCGGTCCCAATCCTCATCCGCTGCAGTTCGGCGGCTCGGGCAATAGCGTGGTAAAAGGACCGGAAGAAGGTGATGGCTACGTGTGGGATGACGCGCTTTATTACCAGTCGCCTTATGGAAACAAAACGATATTAAGCTATCCCATCTTTACTTCGCCTTTTAGCGGACGGAGGATTGATTTTAAAAACGGCGTCTGGCAAAAGGGAAAATATCTGGATGTTCCTTTAAAGTTGTTCAATTTTTCCGCGCTTAATCATCACAGCGCTTACGCCGGAGTTACGGCTTCCGTAAAAAATTTTATGGGCGTGGTGGATATGAGCTGCGGATATCCGGCGCCACAGCCTCAAGGAACCTACAACACACATCACATAGGCGTCACGCCCCTGTTTAAGCTTCTTGCCAGATACAGAGACGCTTTGAAAAAGATGCCGGGGTTTTATGGCGTCTATTTACATCCGGAAGTGTTTCGCTTCCATTTTACGGGAGGCGTGCTGGGCAAATTCATGAAGGTGGTGCGCCGCGCCGATTTAAACATCATCACGGCCATTAAAGTGGGCTGGGGCTCGCGAACAGATGCGGATAAGGCCATGCAGACCGATTCGCTCATTGCTTCTACGGATCCTGTGGCGCTCGATTTCTGGGCGGCCAAACATGTTTTGCTGCCGGCGACAAAAGCGGCCCGTGCTCCTGAAAAGTATTTGCGCTTAAATGATCCGGAACGCACCGAAGGCCCCTTTCGACGTTTTTTAGAAGAATGTCGCAGGGAACTTGGCGGTACGCTTAGCGAAGAAAAGATGATCATTCATAGCAATTAAAGATGGGTAATTATGGACTGCAAAACAAAAAAAAGGTTGTATCGGAATTTTAAATGTTTGAATAAAAATATTCCTTTTTTTCCCTTTCAATATTTTCAGTACTATTTTTTAGAATATCGAGGCATTCCCCATAAACAAAAGATTCGTTTTGACGGAAAAATTGCCGTAGCCAAAGAGGAAGACCTGAGAGAACTGCAGCGCTTTTTTAGCAGCAAGGCAAAAAAATTTGAAAGGCGGCTTAAAAAAGGTCATTTGATCGTTATTGCGCAGGAACAGGACGGACGCATTGTCGGTTATGAAAATCTTGATTTCTCGGCGGTGCATCTTGAGCGGCACAGCGGCATTGAAATCGCCATTCCGCAAGATTCGATTTATTTGTACGACGCTTACATCGATCCGCAATATCGAATGCGCGGCGTGTGGGTGGGATTTAAAAATTTGATTGGCAATCTCATGGTAGAAAAAAAACGCAATCGTCTGATGACTTTTATCGAATGGGATAATC
This sequence is a window from Caldithrix abyssi DSM 13497. Protein-coding genes within it:
- a CDS encoding GNAT family N-acetyltransferase, which codes for MNKNIPFFPFQYFQYYFLEYRGIPHKQKIRFDGKIAVAKEEDLRELQRFFSSKAKKFERRLKKGHLIVIAQEQDGRIVGYENLDFSAVHLERHSGIEIAIPQDSIYLYDAYIDPQYRMRGVWVGFKNLIGNLMVEKKRNRLMTFIEWDNPTSLKTHLQFGFKIYEKRCIWRIFGKPLVKTESLTQNPQLIRALLNH
- a CDS encoding DUF362 domain-containing protein, translating into MRRRYFLEISGKATAASLFFPLLGRAITPKPFPPEELADIYVVQKGPAAELTERLIELLGGIDRLVGSEDVVLLKVNSQWWAQGMTNTDVLLAFIRKIVERPNFKGEVIIADNHQSKTPNSRGWNTARPNGKLNYNDLVLWFHQKGFSNVNKVHWHPAGPNPHPLQFGGSGNSVVKGPEEGDGYVWDDALYYQSPYGNKTILSYPIFTSPFSGRRIDFKNGVWQKGKYLDVPLKLFNFSALNHHSAYAGVTASVKNFMGVVDMSCGYPAPQPQGTYNTHHIGVTPLFKLLARYRDALKKMPGFYGVYLHPEVFRFHFTGGVLGKFMKVVRRADLNIITAIKVGWGSRTDADKAMQTDSLIASTDPVALDFWAAKHVLLPATKAARAPEKYLRLNDPERTEGPFRRFLEECRRELGGTLSEEKMIIHSN